CCAGGCCCTCAAAGGGCGTCTACACCATGAAGTGGCCGAGCAGGTAATTCATGGTGGGGCCAGGGTTGTCCAACTAAGGGACAAGGTCCTGCCTAAAAAGGAGCTGCTACCTATCGCTATCAAACTTAAAGAGCTATGCGCAGGGCACAACGTGCTCTTTATCATTAACGACCACCTCGATATTGCTTTAGCCAGCGACGCCGACGGGGTACACCTGGGGCAGAACGATCTACCCGTCCGGGTAGCCCGCCGGTTACTGCCGATAGACAAAATCCTGGGCTGTTCGACAAACACACTGGAGCAGGCCCTTACCGCCGAAGCGGACGGGGCTGACTATATCGGGGTCGGCTCCATCTACCCGACCTCATCGAAAGAAACGGCGGTTATCGTTGAACCGGAAAGGCTGCGACAGATGAGGCGGGCGGTGAGCCTGCCGATAATAGCCATCGGCGGCATCAACGAAGATAATGCGGCTGAGGTAATTTCTGCCGGTGCCGACGCGATAGCCGTAATCAGCGCTATACTCAAGACGGAATCCCCTGAAAAAGCAGCCCGGCAAATAGTAGCCCGAATCGAGGCGGCCGATGACTAGAGCTAGACTGACCGATAACCTGGATGCAATCGCCGAGCAAATCCGGCTGAGCTTCACGGCTAAAGACGCCGCTAGGGAAAAATTACTGCCCCTCTGTCGCGAAGTAATTCGCTACTCCTCAACCGCCATCCGCACCCTACACCGTCAGGAGTTTGACACGGCTAAGGAGATACTTGGCTCAGCGGCCAGTCTGCTTAATGAAGCCAAGCTGGCGACCAATCAGAATAACGATCTCAGCAACACCGGCTTTTTCCGGGATGCCCAAAAGGAATTTGCCGAAGCCGCCATCACCCTTGCTCTGGTGACCGGAAAACAGGTTCCCACTCCCGATGAATTGGATACGGAATTCGCTGCCTATCTGAACGGAATGGGGGAAGCCGTCGGCGAGCTAAGACGCTTTATACTGGACGGTATAAGAAGGGAGGACTTATCACGTGGCGAGGAGTTACTGGAAGCCATGGATGATATCTACAATGTGCTGGTCACCATGGACTTTCCCGATGCGATCACCGCCGGACTGCGCCGCACTACCGATATGGTACGCGGCGTCCTGGAAAGGACACGCAGCGACCTGACCATGATAATGAGGCAGAACAAGCTTGAGGCAAAGTTAAGAATATTCGGGGAGAACCTCAAGGATCGTAAACACTAATTCCAAGAGAGGAGATTTGGTCAATGAACCCAATAATAATCGCCCTAATCTGCGGCGGTATCGGAATTGGTATTGCCGGCTTTATGGCACGCTATGTCCTGAAGCAAGACCAGGGCTCGGAGCGGATAAGACAGATATCAACCGCAATCAAGGAAGGGGCTCTTGCCTTTATCGGTAGAGAATACCGCATACTGGCGATATTCATCACCGTGGTCGCCATCGTCCTCGGTGTTGTTCCCATGCTCGGCTGGTGGGTATCGGTGGTATTTGTCTGCGGCGCCGTCACCTCGGCACTGGCCGGATTCATCGGCATGAGCATTGCCGTCAGAGCCAACAGCCGCACCGCTGCTGCCGCACAGAAGAGTTTGAACGACGGCCTACGGGTAGCCTTCCGTAGCGGGGCAGTAATGGGGCTATGTGTCGTTGGTATCGGTATCATCAGTATGAGCATACTCTACTTCACCTTCGGCAGTAATCCTGATATTCTGCTCAAGGTTATTCCTGCCTTTGGTTTCGGCGCCTCTGGAGTAGCCATCTTTGCCAGAGTCGGCGGCGGTATATTCACCAAGGCTGCCGACACCGGCGCCGACATCGTGGGTAAGGTTGAAGCGAACATACCCGAGGATGACCCGCGCAACGCCGCCGTCATTGCCGACTTCGTCGGAGACAACGTCGGTGATGTCGCCGGCATGGGTGCCGACCTTTACGAGTCCTACGTTGACTCGATTATTGCCACTATGGCACTGGGTACGATAGCCGTTTTCTCCACCCATCTGGTACCCGATCTAACCACCGCCTGGTTCCTGCCCATGTTGGTAGCTGGCGGCGGTATTATCGCCTCCATCATCGGTATATTCGCGGTAAGGGTCGGCAAAGCGAAAGCAGCGATGGGGGCTCTACTTAACGCCCTGCGACGCGGTACGGTGATATCTTCAATCCTCACCGGCGTCTTCGCTTTCCTGGCAGTATATTTCCTGGGCGCCAGTATCAACATCTTCTGGGCAATTCTGGCCGGTCTCGTCGCCGGTGTTGCCATCGGAGAGAGCACCAACTACTTCACCTCCTATTCCTACAAACCAACGCTTAACATCGCCGAATCCGCTCAGACTGGAGCGGGAACACTACTGACCAGAGGCTTCGCCAACGGCCTGATGAGCAACCTGCCGCCTATCATAATCATCGTAGCGGCGATGCTGATCGCATACAAATTCGCCGGCATGTACGGCATTGCTATTGGCGGCGTCGGCATGTTGGCTACTCTTGGTATACAGGATGCCACTGACGCCTACGGACCGGTCGCCGACAACGCCGGTGGTATTGTCGAGATGAGCGACCTGCCCCACGAAATCAGAGAGCGCACCGATGCGCTAGACTCCCTAGGTAACACTACTGCCGCTACCGGCAAGGGTTTTGCCATCGGCGCTGCCGGACTGACTGCCCTGGCCCTGCTGCTCGCCTATACCCAGGCGGTAGGCATCAAGTTTGCCGAAATCAGTATGCTTGATCCACGTGTAATCGCCGGCATCTTCCTGGGGGCAATGATACCGGCCATATTCTGCGCGATGACACTGACTTCAGTCGGCAAAGCCAGCTTCTCGATAGTCAACGAGGTCCGCCGGCAGTTTCGTGAAATACCCGGGTTGATGGAAGGGAAAGGGAAAGCGGAATACGGCAAGTGCGTGGACATCTGCACCAAATCTGCCATCCGGCAGATGATTGCCCCCGGCATCATGACCATCGTTACCCCCATCGTGGTTGGTTTACTACTGGGGAAAGTTGCTCTGGGCGGGTTCCTAATCGGGGCAGTGGTCTGCGGTTTTATACTGGCGGTTACCTTTGCCAACGCCGGCGGATCCTGGGACAACGCCAAGAAATGGATAGAAACCGGTGCCTTCGGTGGCAAGGGCTCCGATGCCCATAAGGCATCCGTAGTCGGTGATACGGTAGGCGATCCCATGAAGGATACCTCAGGGCCATCACTGAATATTATGATAAAGCTGATGTCAATCGTAGCCCTGGTGCTGGCTCCGGTACTGATCCACTTCAGCGGAGTAATCTAAAAAGCCCGTAAGTTGGACAGGAAGGGATTATCCCTGCGCTCGGCGGCAATGGTGGTGTTTTCACCGTGACCGGGATAAACAACGGTATGATCATCCAGAACGAGGAGTTTGCTGCGGATGCTCTCCAAAAGCTGGCTGTGATTGCCGCCGGGCAGGTCCGACCTGCCGATACTACAGTTAAACAGGGAATCACCGCTGAAGACCACCCCATCCCTGAGCAGACAAATGCCGCCGGCAGTATGGCCCGGGGTATGCAGGACCTCGAAGTGCATGCCAGCGATGTCGAGGGTATCCCCATCATGAAGTAAGCGGTCCGGGGTGGGGGGATGGGGATAGAAGAGACCAAAGATTAAACCTGAAGAACGGTAGCGATCAAAATTAGCGTCATCGATATGAATCGCCACCTCAGCATTGGTGGCTTCCTTGACTTCTTTCAACGCCCCGGCATGATCGATATGCCCGTGGGTTAGCAGAATTAGTTTTATGTCAAGCCCAAGCTCATTGACCCTTCTCAGTATCTTCTTTGCCTCATCACCGGGGTCAATAATAATGCCCTCCCTGGTAGATTCATCACCGACGATATAACAGTTAGTGGCAAACGGCCCAACGACTAACTTCTCGACAATCACGCCGCACCTCTGATTAGTAAGGTCATTCTATTCTAGCATTAACGAGACTGGACAACAAGAATTCGCACTCTCCATACGGTGACATAAGGAGCCATCCGTAATCAACTACCACCGGAGCGAACTTTGCAATGATTGCTCCTTTTTAGCTACAATAGTGATTAAGGTACGCCCGATGGCTCGATTAGACCCCAGGAGTGTTGGTATTGAACAAAGAAAATCAGCCCAATGTCGATATGGACAAACTGGTCTCACTCTGCCGCCGGCGTGGCTTCATCTTCCCCAGCAGTGAAATCTACGGAGGACTGTCCAGCTGCTGGGACTATGGCCCGCTGGGCGTAGCGATGAAGCGAAACATCAAAGATGCCTGGTGGCGGGGAATGGTTCAGGAGAGAGACGATATGGTCGGTATCGACTCGAGTATCCTGATGCACCCCCGGATCTGGCAGGCCAGCGGACACCTAGAAGGGTTCTCTGATCCCCTTGCCGAGTGTAAAAGCTGCCACCAGCGATGGCGCACCGACCAGTTCGAGGGAGAGCACTGCCCGGAATGCGGAGGGGAACTCACCGAAACGCAGATGTTCAACCTGATGTTCAAGACCTTTATGGGACCTGTTGAGGAAGCCGCCAATATCGTCTACCTGCGCCCGGAGACCGCCCAGGGCATCTTCGTCAACTTCCAGAACGTAGTTAACACTACCAGGAAGAAGCTGCCCTTCGGCATCGCCCAGATAGGTAAATCCTTCCGAAACGAGATCACCACCGGCAACTTTATCTTCCGCAGCCGCGAGTTCGAGCAGATGGAAATCGAGTTCTTCGTCAAGCCGGGAACAGACAAGGAATGGTTCGACTACTGGCTCAGGGAATGCCTTGACTGGTACCTCAAACTTGGCATCAGGAAAGAAAACCTTAAGCTGCGTCAGCATATGAAGCACGAACTGGCCCACTACGCCCTGGATTGCTATGATATTGAATACCTCTTCCCGATGGGGTGGGCGGAACTGGAGGGCATCGCCAATCGCGGCGACTTTGACCTTAACCAGCATGCCAAGCACAGCGGCAAGAGCCTCTCATACTATGATGAGGAGAGTAAAGAACAGATTACCCCCTACGTTATTGAGCCTTCGGCGGGAGTTGACCGCGCCTTCCTGGCCTTCCTCTGTGACGCCTATGCCGAAGAGCCGGACAAGGACGAAACAAGAGTGCTGCTGCGCCTTCACCCCGACCTGGCACCAATCAAGGTAGCCATACTGCCGTTGAGCAAGAAGGAAAATGTAGCCCGGGTGGCTAAAGAGATTTATGCCGAGCTACGCCGTCACTGGATGGTAGACTATGACGATGCGCAGAGCATCGGACGTCGCTACCGGCGCCAGGATGAGATCGGCACCCCCCTCTGTGTTACCGTCGACTTCCAATCACTGGAAGACGGACAGGTTACCGTTCGGGAACGCGACAGTATGAACCAGATACGAGTTCCTATCAAGGAGTTGAAGGCAACCCTGACCGCTAAGCTCGGCGGCGAAGACCTCTTCACCCTGCCGCCCGGCGGAAAGATCTGGAAAGAGGAAAAAGGCTGATAAACGACGCCTCTGGCCAGACCTATTGCCGACACGGCCGGTAAGAGTCCTTCCGGTATAAGTTACCCCCCACTACCTCCCCCTATCATTTAAAAGGGAGTGCAAAATCTAGTTCATCACACCGTGCCCTTAATCATAAACTCTGGATAGAGTTCTACATTGTTTGTATGCCCCATGCTGTGTATAATTAGCCATACGAATAGGTTATTTTCAAGCAGGAACAGTAGGATATGGCAACAACAGAACACACAATAAACGATGTCCTTGCGGAAATCCTAACAGAAACTAGGAGTTTATGGAGATTTAGGGGAGTTGTAAGATCTGAAAATGTTGATGTTCTTAAGAGCAGAGGCAAGAGACCCGATATTTTAATCACTGAACCGAATGTTTCCCCAGTAATTGTAGAAACGGAAATTCTACCGGCAATTTCAGTTGAGTCAGATTCCAGACAACGCCTTGGTGATCACCTGACTCCATCTGGTCGGCGGATATTATCGTCGTTAGCAGTTAGACTACCGATTAGATTAAGGGACTTTTCAGGACAATCGCTGAAGGGCGAAATCCTCAATACATCTGACTTTGAGATGGCTCTTTATACCGGGGAAAGCCCGGAATCATATATACGCTGGCCGCAAAAGGGATGGGTACACGGTAATGCTACTGATTTATCGATTCTCATTCAGTCTGCGTCCGTGCCACCAGCGGTGGTTGAAGAGGCGGCAAATAAGCTCGTTGAGGGAGTGAGTGAAGCAGCAGCCCTCTTGGCGGATATGGCGGTAGCTCACCCCGGAGCGATAAAAAAGATTTGCGAGGAACTCCGTCAGCAAGACGGAGAACAAACTCGGAGAATGTCGACGACCATCTTGGCCAATGCGCTGGTATTCCATGAAAGTCTGGCTCGCGGCGATGGTGATTTGTATAATGTCCGGACGCTTGATGAACTACGATGCAAGCGCAGTGGTGTCAGTAAAAACGAGATGCTTGAAGACTGGAAGAGAATTCTGAAGGTCAATTACTGGCCGATTTTCGATATTGCACGGCGTATCCTGGAGGTTATTCCCGCAGACACGGCCCGTCCGCTCCTCGAACGGCTGGTTACTACCGCCAACGAGTTAGTGGCCAATCACATGATGCGCTCGCATGACCTGACCGGCGCCGTATTTCAGCGCCTGATAGCCGACCGCAAGTTCCTGGCGGCTTATTATACACATCCGGCCTC
This portion of the Dehalococcoidales bacterium genome encodes:
- a CDS encoding sodium-translocating pyrophosphatase, with translation MNPIIIALICGGIGIGIAGFMARYVLKQDQGSERIRQISTAIKEGALAFIGREYRILAIFITVVAIVLGVVPMLGWWVSVVFVCGAVTSALAGFIGMSIAVRANSRTAAAAQKSLNDGLRVAFRSGAVMGLCVVGIGIISMSILYFTFGSNPDILLKVIPAFGFGASGVAIFARVGGGIFTKAADTGADIVGKVEANIPEDDPRNAAVIADFVGDNVGDVAGMGADLYESYVDSIIATMALGTIAVFSTHLVPDLTTAWFLPMLVAGGGIIASIIGIFAVRVGKAKAAMGALLNALRRGTVISSILTGVFAFLAVYFLGASINIFWAILAGLVAGVAIGESTNYFTSYSYKPTLNIAESAQTGAGTLLTRGFANGLMSNLPPIIIIVAAMLIAYKFAGMYGIAIGGVGMLATLGIQDATDAYGPVADNAGGIVEMSDLPHEIRERTDALDSLGNTTAATGKGFAIGAAGLTALALLLAYTQAVGIKFAEISMLDPRVIAGIFLGAMIPAIFCAMTLTSVGKASFSIVNEVRRQFREIPGLMEGKGKAEYGKCVDICTKSAIRQMIAPGIMTIVTPIVVGLLLGKVALGGFLIGAVVCGFILAVTFANAGGSWDNAKKWIETGAFGGKGSDAHKASVVGDTVGDPMKDTSGPSLNIMIKLMSIVALVLAPVLIHFSGVI
- a CDS encoding haloacid dehalogenase, translating into MTRARLTDNLDAIAEQIRLSFTAKDAAREKLLPLCREVIRYSSTAIRTLHRQEFDTAKEILGSAASLLNEAKLATNQNNDLSNTGFFRDAQKEFAEAAITLALVTGKQVPTPDELDTEFAAYLNGMGEAVGELRRFILDGIRREDLSRGEELLEAMDDIYNVLVTMDFPDAITAGLRRTTDMVRGVLERTRSDLTMIMRQNKLEAKLRIFGENLKDRKH
- a CDS encoding MBL fold metallo-hydrolase, which translates into the protein MIVEKLVVGPFATNCYIVGDESTREGIIIDPGDEAKKILRRVNELGLDIKLILLTHGHIDHAGALKEVKEATNAEVAIHIDDANFDRYRSSGLIFGLFYPHPPTPDRLLHDGDTLDIAGMHFEVLHTPGHTAGGICLLRDGVVFSGDSLFNCSIGRSDLPGGNHSQLLESIRSKLLVLDDHTVVYPGHGENTTIAAERRDNPFLSNLRAF
- a CDS encoding glycine--tRNA ligase, with amino-acid sequence MNKENQPNVDMDKLVSLCRRRGFIFPSSEIYGGLSSCWDYGPLGVAMKRNIKDAWWRGMVQERDDMVGIDSSILMHPRIWQASGHLEGFSDPLAECKSCHQRWRTDQFEGEHCPECGGELTETQMFNLMFKTFMGPVEEAANIVYLRPETAQGIFVNFQNVVNTTRKKLPFGIAQIGKSFRNEITTGNFIFRSREFEQMEIEFFVKPGTDKEWFDYWLRECLDWYLKLGIRKENLKLRQHMKHELAHYALDCYDIEYLFPMGWAELEGIANRGDFDLNQHAKHSGKSLSYYDEESKEQITPYVIEPSAGVDRAFLAFLCDAYAEEPDKDETRVLLRLHPDLAPIKVAILPLSKKENVARVAKEIYAELRRHWMVDYDDAQSIGRRYRRQDEIGTPLCVTVDFQSLEDGQVTVRERDSMNQIRVPIKELKATLTAKLGGEDLFTLPPGGKIWKEEKG
- a CDS encoding thiamine phosphate synthase — its product is MPPTKALPQQILRIIDVNLNRASEGLRVIEDVARLVLNDAAISGQIKTMRHRIVEGDLTLNKHLVGARDARGDVGINLKTPGQAGEKDMPLVLVANSRRVQESLRTIEELTRTGGIDLGLDPESFKQSRFELYTIEQEMLSRLLRQDKAKLIRGLCAIIDTQALKGRLHHEVAEQVIHGGARVVQLRDKVLPKKELLPIAIKLKELCAGHNVLFIINDHLDIALASDADGVHLGQNDLPVRVARRLLPIDKILGCSTNTLEQALTAEADGADYIGVGSIYPTSSKETAVIVEPERLRQMRRAVSLPIIAIGGINEDNAAEVISAGADAIAVISAILKTESPEKAARQIVARIEAADD